A single region of the Chrysoperla carnea chromosome 5, inChrCarn1.1, whole genome shotgun sequence genome encodes:
- the LOC123300102 gene encoding frizzled-4-like isoform X1, which translates to MGNRLSSKNKLNYYAIAEHVIIHLYTNDKPDEPFLLNLWNCEMQSFQILLNLQCSPDLRFFLCSLFVPMCSEHVSEPILACRSHCLQVRKDCEPVLQSLSMHWPSELQCDQFPDPSDPTKLCMLRRDDEDYKMLPYLPNQENNDRFGNTGSNSIYSTECFNKNLLDSSQRLFLEKWSTSWGWLCFISTLFTLLTWTVEPTRYRYPERPVLFIALCYLVYSVVYVLQGALGTPEHAGPCLVSAVTLYYSNLAASAWWTAFVLSWWLSAARDWSTEALSIRMAPRLHLVCWGGPFIVTGGVFWGHLSTVDVPCELQRPFATLIPHTILIIVIIILSLFTAQALIQVRKTLISSGRSANKLERLMTRLSLYILLYLIPTVGWLITTLWSYSSGNTDDNNITATNIENCDTLSLELVITKIFLSLLVGILSGMWVWSAKTCKAWRKVFGVTPPEKQRRAMPISRV; encoded by the coding sequence atGCAATCATTTCAAATACTATTAAATCTACAATGTTCACCGGATCTACGATTCTTCTTGTGTTCATTATTCGTACCCATGTGTTCGGAACATGTATCAGAACCGATACTCGCCTGTCGATCACATTGCCTGCAAGTACGTAAAGATTGTGAACCAGTATTACAAAGTTTATCAATGCATTGGCCATCCGAAttacaatgtgatcaattcccAGATCCAAGTGATCCAACAAAATTATGTATGTTACGACGTGACGATGAAGATTATAAAATGTTGCCATATTTACCAAATCAAGAGAATAATGATCGATTTGGCAATACTGGTAGTAATAGTATTTATTCAACAGAATGTTTTAATAAGAATCTATTGGATTCATCACAACGATTATTCCTTGAAAAATGGTCAACAAGTTGGGGTTGGCTTTGTTTTATCTCAACTTTGTTCACGCTTTTAACATGGACTGTGGAACCGACAAGATATCGTTATCCAGAACGGCCCGTACTTTTTATCGCACTATGTTATTTGGTTTACAGTGTTGTGTATGTGTTACAAGGTGCACTTGGAACCCCTGAACATGCAGGTCCTTGTCTTGTTAGTGCTGTCACATTGTATTACAGTAATTTAGCAGCAAGTGCTTGGTGGACTGCATTCGTGTTATCATGGTGGTTAAGTGCTGCCCGTGATTGGTCCACTGAAGCATTATCTATACGGATGGCACCACGATTACATTTAGTTTGCTGGGGTGGACCATTTATTGTAACCGGAGGTGTGTTTTGGGGTCATTTATCAACTGTTGATGTGCCCTGTGAATTACAACGTCCATTTGCAACATTAATCCcgcatacaattttaattattgtaattataattttatcattattcacTGCGCAAGCGTTAATTCAAGTGCGAAAGACATTAATTAGTTCCGGACGTTCAGCGAATAAACTAGAACGTCTTATGACACGATTatcattgtatattttattatatttaataccaACTGTCGGTTGGCTAATTACAACTTTATGGAGTTATAGTAGTGGTAACACTGATGATAATAATATCACTGCTACCAATATAGAAAATTGTGATACTTTAAGTTTAGAAttagttataacaaaaatatttttatcgttgTTAGTTGGTATTTTATCTGGTATGTGGGTATGGTCGGCTAAGACATGTAAAGCTTGGCGAAAAGTGTTTGGTGTTACACCACCAGAGAAACAAAGGAGGGCAATGCCTATTTCAAGAGTATAA
- the LOC123300102 gene encoding frizzled-4-like isoform X2, which produces MQSFQILLNLQCSPDLRFFLCSLFVPMCSEHVSEPILACRSHCLQVRKDCEPVLQSLSMHWPSELQCDQFPDPSDPTKLCMLRRDDEDYKMLPYLPNQENNDRFGNTGSNSIYSTECFNKNLLDSSQRLFLEKWSTSWGWLCFISTLFTLLTWTVEPTRYRYPERPVLFIALCYLVYSVVYVLQGALGTPEHAGPCLVSAVTLYYSNLAASAWWTAFVLSWWLSAARDWSTEALSIRMAPRLHLVCWGGPFIVTGGVFWGHLSTVDVPCELQRPFATLIPHTILIIVIIILSLFTAQALIQVRKTLISSGRSANKLERLMTRLSLYILLYLIPTVGWLITTLWSYSSGNTDDNNITATNIENCDTLSLELVITKIFLSLLVGILSGMWVWSAKTCKAWRKVFGVTPPEKQRRAMPISRV; this is translated from the coding sequence atGCAATCATTTCAAATACTATTAAATCTACAATGTTCACCGGATCTACGATTCTTCTTGTGTTCATTATTCGTACCCATGTGTTCGGAACATGTATCAGAACCGATACTCGCCTGTCGATCACATTGCCTGCAAGTACGTAAAGATTGTGAACCAGTATTACAAAGTTTATCAATGCATTGGCCATCCGAAttacaatgtgatcaattcccAGATCCAAGTGATCCAACAAAATTATGTATGTTACGACGTGACGATGAAGATTATAAAATGTTGCCATATTTACCAAATCAAGAGAATAATGATCGATTTGGCAATACTGGTAGTAATAGTATTTATTCAACAGAATGTTTTAATAAGAATCTATTGGATTCATCACAACGATTATTCCTTGAAAAATGGTCAACAAGTTGGGGTTGGCTTTGTTTTATCTCAACTTTGTTCACGCTTTTAACATGGACTGTGGAACCGACAAGATATCGTTATCCAGAACGGCCCGTACTTTTTATCGCACTATGTTATTTGGTTTACAGTGTTGTGTATGTGTTACAAGGTGCACTTGGAACCCCTGAACATGCAGGTCCTTGTCTTGTTAGTGCTGTCACATTGTATTACAGTAATTTAGCAGCAAGTGCTTGGTGGACTGCATTCGTGTTATCATGGTGGTTAAGTGCTGCCCGTGATTGGTCCACTGAAGCATTATCTATACGGATGGCACCACGATTACATTTAGTTTGCTGGGGTGGACCATTTATTGTAACCGGAGGTGTGTTTTGGGGTCATTTATCAACTGTTGATGTGCCCTGTGAATTACAACGTCCATTTGCAACATTAATCCcgcatacaattttaattattgtaattataattttatcattattcacTGCGCAAGCGTTAATTCAAGTGCGAAAGACATTAATTAGTTCCGGACGTTCAGCGAATAAACTAGAACGTCTTATGACACGATTatcattgtatattttattatatttaataccaACTGTCGGTTGGCTAATTACAACTTTATGGAGTTATAGTAGTGGTAACACTGATGATAATAATATCACTGCTACCAATATAGAAAATTGTGATACTTTAAGTTTAGAAttagttataacaaaaatatttttatcgttgTTAGTTGGTATTTTATCTGGTATGTGGGTATGGTCGGCTAAGACATGTAAAGCTTGGCGAAAAGTGTTTGGTGTTACACCACCAGAGAAACAAAGGAGGGCAATGCCTATTTCAAGAGTATAA